From the Pseudomonas syringae KCTC 12500 genome, the window ATTTATATGATATTTACATTATTTAAAAATAAATAACCGGACAATTATCAGCCTAAAATATCTAGAAAACCTTAAAACCTCATTTTTTTTCCGATACCAGCTGGCTTATCAGAAAAACCCTACTACTATCCAATCGCCACACAGGGTCCCCCATAACTTAGCGAGTAATCTATTATGAGCAGAGGCAGCAGCGGCGGTAACAATCCGGTAATTATAGGCGCGCTAACATTTTTGTCGGCAGGCTTAAATGCACTGATCGACGGAAAGTCAGAGCATGCGTTAGGTGACGCTAACGCTTCATACGGCGCCATATCCTCATCGACCGACAATTGGGTACGGGCAAATTTCACCCCGGCATTCGGCTATATATTTCAAGATGCCGTAACCGTCCCTGTGAACGCAATGCCTGGATCTAAGGTTGTAAGTTTCGATGACATGCTCGTATGGGACAAGCAGAAGTTCACCGATAGCGCTGATATCGGCTTGTGGATACAGCAGCAGCTTCTACAAAGCCTGCCTACAGACGTTATAGCGCCGCTCGCAGTCAACCTCACTTCGCTTATTTCGACAGTATTTCAAATCGTAGATAACAGCTGGGAGCATCTGAGCAAGTCATATACAATACCTTTCTCAAACGGTACGAAAAACATGGCGTTCGATGTTCTAATGGTTTATTCGTGCGCGACCTCGTCGGATGGCTCAGATACTGTAGGAATTTGCAGGCTATGCGCTGTAGCTTATGAAACCCACGGCTGGAAGAAAGAGTAACCAGCGTCTAGCTTAGCATTAGCAAACAAACAGACTGCGCTGAACTAAAATTCAGCGTTAGATCTGAATTATTGTAAACTTCACTTTTTCTCTAGGAGAGTATTCACCCAAAACTAGCACACCAACTCCAAACTCTTCGTTACCCGATAACACTATAGACTTAAATAACCACTGGACCACCGCTAACATTGTAGGTCGTTTGGTTCGTTTTTATTTCTCCAATTGAACAACTACGTGATTTCGAAAGTTCCAAGTCACAGCAAATTAGGTTGCTGCGAGGAACCTGACTGACCAGAAGGCTCATCGCGTCACCTCGAAGACAGCGCCACCATTTGGTGTAATGCGTGTCGAAGAATTGCCGAGCTGCAGCAGGTAGCCGCCGTCTTTGGTAAAGGTGTCAGTCACCACCCAGCTACCGCCGGCCTGCTTTTCGACGGTCACGCTACCGCCGTTCGCCTTGACGATAAGCATCGTCTGGCCCATGTATTTTTGAATCAGCTGGGTATTTGCCATTTTATTGTTCCGTTACTCGGAGGTAATCAGGGCTTTGGGAGCGCATCAACAAAGCGGTTACACGCCAGGCCGGCTATTCGGGCTGAGTCAGCGTATTTAGCGAGCTCTCCCGCTCGCGCGTCAGACCTGCTGAGCAGCTCGGAGAGCACCATGGCGGCGCGGCTGGCTGCCTTGCCTCGTTCGGCAGCGCCGGTATTGCCGGGGGCGCAACTGGTTGCGGCTGCCAGCTTTCCGGCTTCGACGCGCAACCGGTCGCCAGCAGCGTCAGCGACAGCAGCATCAGTGAGCGCAGCGGTCTGTTCTTGTCTCGCATCGTTTGCCACCTGGTTGGCCGCTTTCTGGCGGCGTTGCTCTTCGGTTCGGTACTCGGTGGTCGTGGTGGCCACCGCTTCGGATTGGGCGCTGACTTCCTCGGCCCACTTCGCCTTCCAGGCCAGATCGGTGACGGACACGCCGTGCAGGTATGCCCCGTACAGCGCGCCCACCAGAGCCAGCAGGATCAGCAGCAGGCCGACTGCCTTCCACGGCAGGGCCTTCACGCCACCACCTCAAGCGCACGAGCGTAAAGCGCCTGCCGATCTGCCAAGCCGTTCGTGCCGCCGTTGATACGACGGGTGATGGTCAAGAAGTCGCCCTTGTCGGCCAGCGAGTTCAGCGCGGCCCGATGCCAGAACCACCCCGCCGACATCGCGGCGTACTGCGCCAGCTCGAGCAATTCTGGATGGTTGATCAGATCCAGGCCCAGCGCTTCGGCGCACTCGGCATAGTTCGCCCGCCCAGTGATCTGGATCAGGCCGCGCCCACGGTATTTGGAGCCATCGCCCGGCACGGTATTGCCCAGGTCTTTGCGCCCCTCGTACCCCAACTGTTGCGGAGTCGGCCCCCAAATCTCGCGGACGTAGCGCAGTTGGCCGGACTCATGACCGACCTGGGCGATGAAGGCCGCGATGCGCAGCGGCGTCACGATCTGGTACTTGCTCATCGCCGTATTGAGGACGGGTGCAAAAACGCCGGCTTTCTGGCCGGCGTTCGGGAGGATCTGCAGTAGTTGCTTCGCGGTGATCGGCATCGGTGTTTCTCCAGGCAAAAAAATACCCGCTCGATGGCGGGGTGCGGGTGCTGCTGTTCTGGTGTTATGCGGCGGCAGGTTCTGGGGCTGGTTGAATCGATGCCTTGAGCGCCGCCAGTTCGGCACGCAGCTCTACCGATTCGGAGTGCAGCTCTTTGACTGCGCCCATCAGATCGGTGATCAAGGCCATTGGGTCCAACTGTTGAATGCGCGCGTTGCCGCTTTCGTCGACGCCGTCCTTCTCGCCGGTCACGGCCAGGGGATTTACCGCCTGCGCCTCATGTGCAATCAGGCCTTGATAGGTGGTGCCATCGCCACGAAACACTGCGCCGAACACCTTGCGCTGGTAGGTGACGATTCTGTAAGCGTTGATGCGATCGCGGTACGAAGGCACTTTCGCATCGGCGATGTACTTCTTGAACCGGTAGTCAGACCCGAACAAGGTCATGGTCCCGACGTAGGTGTTGTCGATCCACACGTCAACGTTCGAGCCGGTCCAGTTGTAGTTGTAAACCGTTCCGCCACGCCCAGCGCTCAGACCCGCCCGGCACCAAGTGCCCGCCGATGCCAGCCGCCCCGTGACTTCATAAGCCCCCTGCAAGGTCAATATTCCTGCAGCTGAGTTTATAAGCCTGACGTCGAAGTCGGCGGCTGTTTTGCCGTAATGGAAGTCGATGTAAGGACTGGTGTTGCTGAGTTCAAGCCCGGCAAAGGTCGGGGCTGAATCTGGCCCTACGCCCAATGAATTCCGTGCTGTTGCCTGAGAGTTACCCCCGGTTCCGCCTGATGCGATACCGATTGGGGCAGCAGTTACAGACAACGACGGCACACTTAGCAACCCGTCGTAGCTGTAGCTCATGCTTGGCCCGGTTGCAGTATTGGCCCCGTTGACGGAGCGCCAAGTAAACCCGCCGCTACCGCCACCACGGTTAACAATAAAGTGCCCCTCGCCGTTGCCAGAGGCGTTCCAGCCCATATACAAGCCTTGGACATTGTAAATGGCGCTTGCCTGTTGTACCCCGACCTCAGAGAAAAGTGCCCGCCCGTCAATGCGGCCTGTGCCTCCTTTCGCCAGTGGCAGCATGTCGTAGTTGCCGGTGCTGCCCAGCGCCGCAAGTGTATTACCCCAGCGCTGGTTTACCGCATTGAACGCATCTGTCAGCGCCTTTGGGTAACCCTGGACTGGCTCAATGGAATATGCAGCGCCACTAACGGTTGCGCCCGTGTAGGCCGGGATAATCGCCAGCACGGTTTCGCTGATGATGTTGAATACCTCGTAACGGCGGCCGTCAGGCCCATTGAAACCATCGCCGATCCTTGAGGCCGTGAACGTTGTGCCGGTGCCGGTTACAGTCGTGGAATTTTGGGTGACGGCTACTGTGCCGTTTCTCGACCAAGGCATATGATTTACTCACTTAAATAGTTTGTCAGACATTCATCTTTGCGAAGACTGCCGGTAAAAAGAATGCTGTCGGGTTGGCCGCTGCTATAGTTATTGCGTATAGCTTTTTATTCGGGAAATCCCACCAACAGTAAAGCGCCCTTGATATGGCACTACCTGAGTTCAAACCCATGCCGAACGAGTTGATGAGCAGATATTCGTTTTCGGGAAAGTTGAATGGCACTGAGTAGTAACAACGAACCAGATTTTGCGATGAATAATCAAATCGCTCGTAGGTCCAATTTTGAAACGCGCGAGTAAAGTTTGCGCTCGGCGTTCCTGAATCGAATAGTAGCTTGTTGCTTGCGTCCCAAATCCGGAACCCGAAGGAGGCAACAGGCTGCGCGCCAAATTGGGCAACAAAGTAGCGCCCGTTCGGCTGCGCTGTGTTGACGTCATATGCCCGAACATAGAAACCCGTCCAATTGCCAGCAGAACCTATAAGTCGCATAGCGCAAAGACCTGCCACAGCGTTGACCGTATCGGGCCTGACAAACACCAGAGGAGGCTCTTGAGATGTAACAACTGTCGGGAAATACGTGGTGGAACCCAGTCCGTTTTCTTCTGTAGGCTGAAATCGGCCCGCCGCTATAACCATAAGACGGGCGTATTCAGAGTCGAGAACTACTACGTTACTATTATTTGAAAACTGAATACCGTAGGACATCAAGAAAACCTCATAACAAGAAGTCTCATTGTTCCGCCTGACACTGTGCTTGAACTGTAGGTCCGGGTGTGGTTGTAAACACGCGCAACTCCATCAAGCAATTCAGTTTCGTGCTGCCTCTGATTTGAGTAATAAGCACCCACTGGAATTACAATCGCGACCCCGTTACCCGGCCCGACTCCCGGCACAGCAAAGTCTTGGCTGGTCTTTGTGGTGCCGGAGAATGTGACAAGCGTCGACAGCGCAACACGAATCGTGAATGAATTTTCGTCAAGCTGAAGGGCGCCATCAGCGCCCCATACCCTTATCCCGTAGCTCATACGCTCAAGTTCCCCCACTGATAGCGAATCTGGCCTTTCTCATCAAATACTTTGCCGCCCGCGCTATTTACAGTTTGTCGGCCTCCGCCGCCGAGTGCGCTGTTGTACTCGAATTCACCAGTCACAAAGTTAATCTTCAAGCCTCTCTGGCCAGCGACGTAGTCACTGGATTGAAGGCTCTGCGTAAGCTTGGCAACCCCGATAGAGGCGTCCTCAATAAATGCCGAACGGATAAATGTCTGCCCGCCAGTAATGCCGAAAAACGACTGCGGCGATTGCGAGCTGGTATTCATCACCAAGAACGTGTCGGCCCTCACTACGAACTGCGAGGTCGTGCCTGCCGCCCCGCTTTCAAGTCCAAGACCGAACCCGGCCGCGTACGGGATGTTGTTTTGCGTGAGCTCCATTTTCACCGACCAGATTCCGGCCAGCTTGTTGTTGGTGGTGGCCAGGGCGCTGGTTGTCTGCTGAACCGCAACTGTCGCGTCGTTTGCCTTGGCCTGCGCCGTCTCAATCCGGGTAGACAACGCACCGTCAGCGTTAGACCTCGTGAGCGCTTCGGACTGAATGGCCGCCTGAACCGTCGTCTGGTTTGTGGTTACCGTGGCAGTCAGGTTGGTTATCTGCTGCGCAGTCGCCTCCCTGTCCGTGGCTTGCGCTGTTTCAACGATGCTGATCTTTGCGTCGTTGCCCGCCACCCGAGCATCAAGCAAGGTGGTGCGCTGAGCCTGCGCAAAGTCATTTTCTGTCCGTACCCTCACCTCCTGCGCGTAGTTGGCTGTGTCTTCCCAAGCTTTCAGCGCCGCGGCCATTTCACCCTCGACGTTGTCGTCTCTCGTCGACGCCTGCAGAGCATTCAGTTGAGTGGCGGTCGCCGTGGTCTTGCCGTCAACCTTCGAGATATCGACGGCGTTCTTGCTGACCTGCGCGGCCTGGGCATTGGCCGACCGGATCGACTGGCCGGTGTTGACCCAGTACAGCGGGTTCGGTGGGCCGTTTGACCCGTCGGCCTTGGCAGGGACTGGATCAATGGCCGTCCAGAGGTTATCGCCCACGCGCACGGTGTTGTCGCGCACATAGGCATCGGTCGGCACATAGACCAGCGCGTCGGTGATTTCGCCGATATTGGCTTTGAGCTCTTCCAGGCGCTCGTTAACGGAACCAGGTCCGTCGCCGTCGATGAGGTCGAGCCTGCCAAGCAAGTGTTCACCGAACTGGCTTTCGGTCAGCTGCTTGTCCAGCAGATCCAGAACAGGGCTTGCATCGCTGCTGGTCTGCCCCATGACGCCCACGCCGGTCGGATACCACGGCCCCACGTTGCCGGTCCGATCCACCAGGCGCGCCCAGAAGAAGAACGTCACGCCCGCCTTCAACGACTGCATGACGTGTTCCGACTGCGGGTAGGCCAGGTCGCTGAGCTTCGTGGCCTTGGCCAGGTCTGTCGTCGGCCCGTACCAGATTTCCGTGCGCTGCGTGTCCTCCGCACCAGGTGGGAAAGTCCACTTGAGCGCGATCCCAAATATCAGCGAGGTGGCTGTCAGTGAGGTTACGGCAGGCGGCAGGCCCTCTTTACCCTTGAGCTGGGTCAGGATCGAATTCCGCCAGCTCGACGAGATGTCATAGGCGCTGACGGCACGTACGCGGGCGAGATAGGCACCGGCATAGATGCCAGTGATGTCGACGCTGGTGGAGCCGGTACGCTGCACCTTGATCCAGTTGCCGCTGTCCTTGCGCCACTCGACATCATAAGCCACCGCGCCGGCCACGGCGGGCCAGCTGATGGTCATCGTTGTAACGGCCAGGCCTTGCGCGATCGCCGTCGTCGAAGTCAGCGAAACGCTGGCAGGCGATGGAACAACGGTGATCGGAATGACGCTGATGGGACGCTCTTCCAGCCGTGCACCGGTGTCGATGTAGGCAAACTTGCTCGGCTCGTACTGAAGAGCGGTAATTGCGTACTCGCCTTCCGCACTGCGCTTGACGCTCAGCACCCGGTACAGAGGGATAGCCAAGTCGTCGGCGTCCAGCGCCCACTGCAACTGTGTGGTAGGCGTCTCGCTGTAAGCGACGGTGACGGTAATCGCCCGGCCTGCTACGGACTGCACGGTACGGCCTTCAGCCTGACCGCTGGGCAAGTTCACAATCAAACGGTCGCCAGCCTTGGCCAGTGTATCGCGATCGAGCGTCACTACTCTTCCAGCAGCACCAGCAATGCGTCCGCCGATCTCCCGGCCAGCCAGCAGTGAATCAGCGACCGGTATGATGTATCCCGGCAGCGGGATCGCGCCCTCCATGCCGGTACTGAAGCTGACGGTGCGGTCTTGGTTGTTGCTCATCACGACCCACTTACCCCGGCGCTGCCCCTCAGAAGCACGTGTGCATCCGATGGCTGTCAGCTCAGTCGGCTTGTCACCGAAGCGGCGCTGCAGCACAGGGTCGGCGAACGGGATGACGTCGGTGTCGTAGTTGTTGTCCGGGTTGTCGTAACCAACGATTGCCCGGGTGTAGCGCGTCTTCGCCGAGGCGCTGCCATAAGTGAATTTGCCGTCGATGACGTTGGCGCGAGTGAAGACGTAATCGAAGTCCTGGCTCCGCGGCATATCGGCTTGCGCAACGAGCTGGCCCTGGGCCCAGTAGGTCATGCCTCGATAAATGCCGGAGATATCGCGCAGCAGCGACCAGGCATTGGCCTTGCCCTGCAGGTTCATATCGCACAGGAAGCGAGGCTCTACGCTGCCGGCTCCGTTCGGGACATCCTGATCGCAGTACTGCGCGATGCGATACAGCTCCCACTTGTCGACCATCCACGGCTTGATGCGTTTACCGAGGCCAAACCGGTCTTGAGTGCATACGCCATATGTCACCCAGGCAGGGTTGTTGGTCCATGCCTCTTTCATGGAGCCGTCCCACACGCCCGAATAAGTGCGACTGAACGGATCGTAATTGCTCGGCACCTGCCATTTCCGCGCCTTGCACTTGACCGTTACCGCGGGAATGTTGGTGAACTGCTCGGCGTCGAACTCGATGTAGAGCAGCGCCGTATTCGGGTAGCGCAGCTTTGCGTCGATGACCTCTGTGAGCCCGGCCACCAGCATGGTGTCGGCGATCTTGTTGGTGTTTTGGTTGGCGGTCAGACGGCGGACGCGGATCTGCCAGCCTGATGTCGCGGCGGGTAAATCGATGCGGCGCGACCGCTCGTACCGGGTGGTGGTCTTGCCGTCCACGGCCTCGAGCAGCGCCTCCTTGTAGCTGCCTCCGTCAGTGGCCACGTCGATAGCGTATTCCATGCGGTAGCCGCCGACATTCCCTTCGTCGTCCTGCTGCTGGAGCGCGGGCCATGCAAGGCGCACGCGCACGGCTGACAACTGCGTGTTGGTGATCGAGCGCACCCACGGAGAGTCGTTGCGCAACTCGACGTTGACTGTCGACTCGTTGTCGATTGACGGAATGCCAGGAATGTACGACTGATCAACTGAACCGGTTCGCCACTCCCACTTCACGTTTTGGAAATTGACGTTGCCGCTTGCATCGTTGATCGGCGTGTTGTCGAGGTAGATGTCGGCAGCCGTAGGCGTGCCTTCAAACTCGCCCTCACCTACGGCGATGAGCAGCTTTGCCAGGTTGGTGGAGCGCAGGCTATCGGAGGCCTCGGTCGGCGACTTCGGACTGCTGCTGCCGCCTTTTTCACCGTGGATATCGATCTTCAGTGCTGCGCCCATGCTTTTCTCCAGGCATAAAAAAACCGCCTCTCGGGCGGCGTGGTCTCGCAAAAGTGGTTACATTTTGTCTTCTGCGTAAATCGAGGCCGAAATGATCGCCCCGCCCCAACGCCTCTCGCCGATGCAGATCGGGACCGGGTTGCCGCTGGCCGTGGTGTTCTTGGCGCTGCCGAATGCGTAGGACGGGGAGTTTTCCGGTGATGCGCTCTGTTTCAGTCCGGAGGCCTGGGGGCTGAGCATCTGGATTACGCCGCCAGCAGCTGAGCCGATACCTGCCGCCAAGAACGCAGGCTGAGAGCCCGGCGCGACGAAAAACGACGCAATGATTAGTGCCACACCCAAAACGGTCTGGAGCACACCGGCTCGCTTGCTGCCATGAATAACGGGCACTACACGCACCTCACGTGATCCGCCTAGGCCAAAGCCGTCCTCTCCGACGTTCTTACCGTTACGGAATATCGCGAAGCGCATGCCCAGTCGGTCAAGGCGTCGGATCTCGTCAGCGAAACCCTCAAGCGTTGCCTTCAATGCCTTGAAGACTTCCCAGGTCTGTCCTGAGTCAATCTGTCTGCGATGAACTCGGCCGAACTTGCGGGCGAGCGATCCTGATAGCTTGATCGTGCTCATGGGTGAGTAGTGAATGGCTGCCATGTGTTTCTCCGGGCAATAAAAAACCGCCCGGAGGCGGCCTTTTGAAAAGATTGACTCATTGGTATTCGACGTAGGGGCCAATATAAAAACCACCCATATCACCAGTAATCCTGTAAATGCTCTCATGCCCGTTCTGCACGTTCGCAGATATAGTCCTGACAGCTGCGCCTGCGCATAATCCAGACTCCGCAAGACCTACACCAATACTTGGACTACCAGTCTTCAGGTAAAAGCTCGCGCGCTGACCAGTTCCTACCTTGGCGGCCTTGCGACCATCCACGTAGACAACGATATCGCAGCCCGACCCAACCAAGTCCTTGTCTCGAATGACCGTAACTTTCCCGCTATCACCGGCAGGTTTCGTTTGATAAGCATAAAGCTCGTCAGCTGGCACAGGCTCCGCTTGGCCAACGGATATTGGTGCACTAGAACAGCCGGCAAGCAGCGCCAACGACAGAGTCCCTATTAACATTCGCATGATGATCCCTCCATGAGTAAAACCAAAGACTAGCACTGACCTGGTCGCCCATCCAGCGTGGATGGAATGCCAGTGGCGTCAGGACAGTTCGAGTAGTAGCGTCTTGCCTCGCTTGAGGCTAACCCAACGAGACCAACTTATGAACGATCCAAAACAGGCTCTCGATAAAATAGAGGATCTTCTCAGCGCCGCACGCGGGACCGACGATCTGTTTCAGCGTGCCGCGGCCTTCAGTGCGATATCAATCCTTGTGAAGAACTTGGATGACTATTTCAAAGAGCGTGCCCCATACGCTGGTGAAAATATTGAGCGTCTGCGCGCTCACGCATCGTCAATGCTCGGATACGACGTGACGCTTGGCCACAGCACAGAGCAGCATCACGTATGGGCTCTATCTGCAATTTCGGCGCTGAGCGAAGCTCTCGACAAGCTCGGTAGATAAAGGACTTTCCCGGTCACTGGCCCTGCCGCATCACGTGGTCGATGATGCTTCTTTGTGCCTGAGAATCAGACGAATCCTGTCCAGCCACGGGCCGCCGAAGACGATTATCTCGCTGTTCCTGCCGTACAGGTGGTGTAGCAGGAAAGGACCGGGGCCGAATACCCCGCTTTCTTCACCGGTCAGCGAAGCGTCCGCGCCGAGATAGATGCCGGCGTGGTTCGGGTGCTTGGTCCGCCCTACCTCCATAACGATCATGTCGCCGCGCTGCAGCTGATCAACCCTGACGAACCCGGCCTCCTCGTAATTGGTTTCATACAGGCTTTCCGCATCCGCACTTTCCCACCATCCGTCTGTGCGCTCGAATGCTTCGAACTCCAGGCCGAACTCGCACTTGTACCAATCGGCGCAGACCTGCCAGCAGTCCCAGGCGCCGTGCACGAACGGGCGTTTCAGAAGCGGCGTGTTGCCAGTCGGCACGATGGTGCGCAGGTCGCCCTCGGGCCAGCTGAGGATATGCCAGGGCAGTTCCGTAGCTTCGCACATCGCCAGGTCACGAGGTGACGGCCTGCTGGTCGCGTCGGGGTGCGAGTGGACAACTCCGATGATGGCGCCCAGTTCTTCCGCCGCTGCGTAATTCTCGGGGCTGATGCGGAACTCTTCGTTTGGATCGGTCGCCGAGTTGGAGCAAGGAAAGTACTGCTGCTTTCGCCCCACGCTCAGGAGCAACCCGCAGCACTCGCGCGGGTACTCAGCCGCCGCATGCGCCTGCACGTCCGCCAGGATGTATTTCAGCATGGTCAGCTCCGCGCGATCAGGGATACGGCGGGGAAACCGCCAAAGGGTACTTCGTTGCCAGCCCCGAAGCGCGGCGTGCAGCCGCGCGTCAACGTAGCATCGCAGACATCAAGTTCAGGGTTATCGGTGGGCTGCCCGTCCTTGTCGACGTATGGCCCGGTGTAGCCGCAGTTCGGCCCGCGGTATCCACCAGTGAGGCACCAGTGACAAAGCGTGGTCATCTGCCGGCCAATCGATTCGCCGCCGACGTCGCCCGGGCTGGCCAGCTCCCAACTGACCGTTTCACCGTCCTCATTAGTTTTCTGATCGAGATACCAGACCTCGATAGATTCTTGAGTCGGATCAGCGTCGGGGTTGCCGCCAGGGAAGTTCTCGGCGTCCAGATACCTGCCGAGCGTATGCCTCATCGTAAGCTTGAACTCGAGCAGATCCTCGAATGCCAAGCAGAGCGCCGTGATACGTCCGTTGACGTTACCCACCGAAAGCGTTGGCCTAACTGCCGTGCCGTCTCCATTGGCCTCAATGCCGTCAATCTGCATGGGCCAGGCACCGTACTCGTTGCCTTGCCACCAGATCGATTTCGCGGGTAACTGGTCAGCTTCAAGGCCGACCGCTATCAGTTCAGCGGGAGTGTGCGGAATGGCATGACCATGGAAGCGCAAAATGTCTGCTCCGTAATCAGAGCCATCAAGCTCAAACAACAATACTTCGCTGCCTGGCTCAAGCGCCTGGATGTCAGCAATCAACGGCATGAGATGTCCTTAAGGGTGGAAGGCCCGGTCGAACGTGGCCGTCAATTTGAATACGTTGCCACCCATTGGGGTGGGCACTGGATTTTTGCAGGTGAACAGCCCCAGCTGGCCGAGCGGCGTGGTCCAGAGGAACGCTTTCGCTCCGGCGTGCTTGTCGAGGAACTCCATGATCTTCAGGACC encodes:
- a CDS encoding DUF2514 domain-containing protein, with the translated sequence MKALPWKAVGLLLILLALVGALYGAYLHGVSVTDLAWKAKWAEEVSAQSEAVATTTTEYRTEEQRRQKAANQVANDARQEQTAALTDAAVADAAGDRLRVEAGKLAAATSCAPGNTGAAERGKAASRAAMVLSELLSRSDARAGELAKYADSARIAGLACNRFVDALPKP
- a CDS encoding glycoside hydrolase family 19 protein, which produces MPITAKQLLQILPNAGQKAGVFAPVLNTAMSKYQIVTPLRIAAFIAQVGHESGQLRYVREIWGPTPQQLGYEGRKDLGNTVPGDGSKYRGRGLIQITGRANYAECAEALGLDLINHPELLELAQYAAMSAGWFWHRAALNSLADKGDFLTITRRINGGTNGLADRQALYARALEVVA
- a CDS encoding tail fiber domain-containing protein, giving the protein MPWSRNGTVAVTQNSTTVTGTGTTFTASRIGDGFNGPDGRRYEVFNIISETVLAIIPAYTGATVSGAAYSIEPVQGYPKALTDAFNAVNQRWGNTLAALGSTGNYDMLPLAKGGTGRIDGRALFSEVGVQQASAIYNVQGLYMGWNASGNGEGHFIVNRGGGSGGFTWRSVNGANTATGPSMSYSYDGLLSVPSLSVTAAPIGIASGGTGGNSQATARNSLGVGPDSAPTFAGLELSNTSPYIDFHYGKTAADFDVRLINSAAGILTLQGAYEVTGRLASAGTWCRAGLSAGRGGTVYNYNWTGSNVDVWIDNTYVGTMTLFGSDYRFKKYIADAKVPSYRDRINAYRIVTYQRKVFGAVFRGDGTTYQGLIAHEAQAVNPLAVTGEKDGVDESGNARIQQLDPMALITDLMGAVKELHSESVELRAELAALKASIQPAPEPAAA
- a CDS encoding phage tail protein, with product MGAALKIDIHGEKGGSSSPKSPTEASDSLRSTNLAKLLIAVGEGEFEGTPTAADIYLDNTPINDASGNVNFQNVKWEWRTGSVDQSYIPGIPSIDNESTVNVELRNDSPWVRSITNTQLSAVRVRLAWPALQQQDDEGNVGGYRMEYAIDVATDGGSYKEALLEAVDGKTTTRYERSRRIDLPAATSGWQIRVRRLTANQNTNKIADTMLVAGLTEVIDAKLRYPNTALLYIEFDAEQFTNIPAVTVKCKARKWQVPSNYDPFSRTYSGVWDGSMKEAWTNNPAWVTYGVCTQDRFGLGKRIKPWMVDKWELYRIAQYCDQDVPNGAGSVEPRFLCDMNLQGKANAWSLLRDISGIYRGMTYWAQGQLVAQADMPRSQDFDYVFTRANVIDGKFTYGSASAKTRYTRAIVGYDNPDNNYDTDVIPFADPVLQRRFGDKPTELTAIGCTRASEGQRRGKWVVMSNNQDRTVSFSTGMEGAIPLPGYIIPVADSLLAGREIGGRIAGAAGRVVTLDRDTLAKAGDRLIVNLPSGQAEGRTVQSVAGRAITVTVAYSETPTTQLQWALDADDLAIPLYRVLSVKRSAEGEYAITALQYEPSKFAYIDTGARLEERPISVIPITVVPSPASVSLTSTTAIAQGLAVTTMTISWPAVAGAVAYDVEWRKDSGNWIKVQRTGSTSVDITGIYAGAYLARVRAVSAYDISSSWRNSILTQLKGKEGLPPAVTSLTATSLIFGIALKWTFPPGAEDTQRTEIWYGPTTDLAKATKLSDLAYPQSEHVMQSLKAGVTFFFWARLVDRTGNVGPWYPTGVGVMGQTSSDASPVLDLLDKQLTESQFGEHLLGRLDLIDGDGPGSVNERLEELKANIGEITDALVYVPTDAYVRDNTVRVGDNLWTAIDPVPAKADGSNGPPNPLYWVNTGQSIRSANAQAAQVSKNAVDISKVDGKTTATATQLNALQASTRDDNVEGEMAAALKAWEDTANYAQEVRVRTENDFAQAQRTTLLDARVAGNDAKISIVETAQATDREATAQQITNLTATVTTNQTTVQAAIQSEALTRSNADGALSTRIETAQAKANDATVAVQQTTSALATTNNKLAGIWSVKMELTQNNIPYAAGFGLGLESGAAGTTSQFVVRADTFLVMNTSSQSPQSFFGITGGQTFIRSAFIEDASIGVAKLTQSLQSSDYVAGQRGLKINFVTGEFEYNSALGGGGRQTVNSAGGKVFDEKGQIRYQWGNLSV
- a CDS encoding tail assembly protein, whose product is MAAIHYSPMSTIKLSGSLARKFGRVHRRQIDSGQTWEVFKALKATLEGFADEIRRLDRLGMRFAIFRNGKNVGEDGFGLGGSREVRVVPVIHGSKRAGVLQTVLGVALIIASFFVAPGSQPAFLAAGIGSAAGGVIQMLSPQASGLKQSASPENSPSYAFGSAKNTTASGNPVPICIGERRWGGAIISASIYAEDKM
- a CDS encoding C40 family peptidase, which translates into the protein MLKYILADVQAHAAAEYPRECCGLLLSVGRKQQYFPCSNSATDPNEEFRISPENYAAAEELGAIIGVVHSHPDATSRPSPRDLAMCEATELPWHILSWPEGDLRTIVPTGNTPLLKRPFVHGAWDCWQVCADWYKCEFGLEFEAFERTDGWWESADAESLYETNYEEAGFVRVDQLQRGDMIVMEVGRTKHPNHAGIYLGADASLTGEESGVFGPGPFLLHHLYGRNSEIIVFGGPWLDRIRLILRHKEASSTT
- a CDS encoding phage minor tail protein L yields the protein MPLIADIQALEPGSEVLLFELDGSDYGADILRFHGHAIPHTPAELIAVGLEADQLPAKSIWWQGNEYGAWPMQIDGIEANGDGTAVRPTLSVGNVNGRITALCLAFEDLLEFKLTMRHTLGRYLDAENFPGGNPDADPTQESIEVWYLDQKTNEDGETVSWELASPGDVGGESIGRQMTTLCHWCLTGGYRGPNCGYTGPYVDKDGQPTDNPELDVCDATLTRGCTPRFGAGNEVPFGGFPAVSLIARS
- a CDS encoding phage tail protein, with the translated sequence MAIETFTWPTQHGDAPDITYRVRTSQFGNGYKQDVGDGPNNKEDSYPITFTGTKDRVLKIMEFLDKHAGAKAFLWTTPLGQLGLFTCKNPVPTPMGGNVFKLTATFDRAFHP